The nucleotide sequence GGCCGCCCCACTGGGACGCGATGCCGAAGCCGATGAAGAAGTAGAGGAGGTAGAGCGCGGCCTGGTTCGGTGAAGCGCTGAGGGAGACCTGGGCGTAGACCGAGGCGAAGAAGAAGACCGGGACGAAGGCGAGCATCGCGAAGAACAGCACCACCATGTCGACGGTGAACGCCCGGTCCTGGAAGACCCGCAGCTTGATCAGCGGATGCGCCTGCTGCAGCTCGTACACACCGAACAGCCCCAGGATCAGCAGGCCGCCCACGATGCAGGCCCAGGTCGTGGCGCTGCTCCAGCCCCAGGCCGACGCCTGCTGGAAGCCGAGGACGCTCAGCGCCATGCCGCCGGCGACCAGGATCGCGCCGGGTACGTCGAGGGGTTCGCGGCGCGCGATGTTGGGGATCTTCGCCAGCGCCGTCAGGACGAGGGCGATCAGCGCGACGGGCACGTTGACCCAGAAAATAGCCCGCCAGGTCCAGTCGGTGAGCCAGCCGCCGAGCAGCGGCCCGACGGCGGTCAGCGCGCCGGACAGACCGAAGAACAGCGCCAGGGCCCTGCCCCGCCGCTGCACCGGGAACACCGCGATGACGACGGCGAGCGCTGCGGGGAACATCAGCGCGGCGCCGAGCCCCTGGACGGCGCGGAAGATGATCAGCCAGCTCTGCGCGAAGTCGTTGTTCGGTACGCAGCCGCACAGGACGGACGACAGGACGAAGACCAGCGTGCCGATCACCATCACCCTGCGGTGCCCGAAGATGTCGGCCAGCCGGCCGCCGAGCGCGAAGAAGGCCGCCAGCGCCAGCAGATAGGCGTTGACGACCCATTGCATGCCGGACGCGGACAGACCGAGTTCATGGATGATGTCCGGCGCGGCGATGGCCACGATGGTCTGGTCGATGAAGGTCATCGAAACGGCGAAGAGCATCGCCGCCAGCGCCATTTTCTGGTTCGGTGCGTGTTCGGCGCCGTCGCCGGTG is from Streptomyces sp. NBC_00370 and encodes:
- a CDS encoding MFS transporter, which encodes MSQHAGKSGDTSSGTSSTSSTSGGTGDGAEHAPNQKMALAAMLFAVSMTFIDQTIVAIAAPDIIHELGLSASGMQWVVNAYLLALAAFFALGGRLADIFGHRRVMVIGTLVFVLSSVLCGCVPNNDFAQSWLIIFRAVQGLGAALMFPAALAVVIAVFPVQRRGRALALFFGLSGALTAVGPLLGGWLTDWTWRAIFWVNVPVALIALVLTALAKIPNIARREPLDVPGAILVAGGMALSVLGFQQASAWGWSSATTWACIVGGLLILGLFGVYELQQAHPLIKLRVFQDRAFTVDMVVLFFAMLAFVPVFFFASVYAQVSLSASPNQAALYLLYFFIGFGIASQWGGRILDSRGARPAMKLGTALGAIGFALWAGKMTDLSMHDQWPYAALAGAGIGFLLAPASTDAVNRAIGASYGEVTGITQTVRNYAASIGLAVFGTVLTHVTTNRVVDTLESKGVPDGAAHSAAHTIAESITGNADSRTPTGSGPVATALRDSIGAIRMDFAEANRAVFYAMAGALAVAFVCSYLHPGTKVTGTNAVAAPGRTQVP